GCGATTCCACGTTTGTTTCATTTGCAATCCATGAGTGTGACGTCTCGTAAAACGCGCACTACTGACCCTGGTTGCTGATTTCACTCCATCCGTTCGTGCTCTCTTCAAATCAGTATTCGGAGAAACGGCGGAGCgataagagagaaaatattttgattcgaATAAATGAGTAAGAACTTTGGCCACATCGGATGATGATGCAAGAGATCAAACGAGCATCAACTTTGATGTTGATACGACGCAATGTACATTAAAAATCGCACAAGTCAAGATAAGGGTGGACATTTGTTAAAATTGCTAGCCGACAGGTTTCGAGACCTCGACCCCTGCGTACATTTGGATcagtgtgtatgtataaaagcTGGTCACTCTTCAATTCAAAGTTAGTTGTTGACTACTGTTCgacgaaagaagaaattgatCTTGGTTACTGAGATTCGTAAGGACGTGAGTTGCGGTCTGAATTCGTGAGGCGAAAGTCAGGAGTCTGAGTTCTCGTGTCATAATGAAGATTCTCTTTGCATTTGTAGTCGTTCAGCTGATTGCTGGTAAGCCAACTTGTCAAACTAAACGTTTAGACCAGTAAAGAGAACCCAATCGAATTAAGCTTCAACTTCGATATAACTTTGCGATAGAGTTTTGACTATTTCAGGATCAAGTGACTGACTATTCTAACATATAATCTATTGAATTCCATTTCTGTCAGCTATCAGCACTTCGTGATTTGTTACTAGCTAGTAAAATAAACTCTTTCGTTCCTATGTACAGGGATCTCATGTTCCGATTctaccgaaaaaaaaattccatcaaaTCCACAGTTAATTTTGGAACTGTGGATCACCATACTGAGAGAGAGTCTTTTTGATGACTTGGATAGGGAGGATGCGACTGTTAAGCAAGCCGTGATCGACAAGTGCACAAAGAATGGTGGACCCACGGCGTACGACGATGCTGAGAAAAGCTTGCAGAGCCTGCGAAATTCGATACGTGCTGTGATCAACGACACTGTGAATCAGACTCCGACGGTCAATTTCGAATCATGGAACGAGCAGGAACAGATCCCTAAACTTTGTAACACGGTTAAGACTGTGATGAACTGGACTAAGCCAGCTCTAGATTCAGTCAGACCTTGCCTGGACGAAGGGGAACGCGCGACTGGAGACGTCATGTACAATATGAGAATCGCAGCTGTGGATTTCGTCTGCGGGAACAACGGAAGTAACCTCCTTTGTAAGTTTATCCACTGCACATACGTGTGgattatttttctcgcaaactACTCGCAAAGCATCTTCATCGACTggtaaatttgtgaaattgcCTTTATAATTTCTGCATCTATAAGAATGAACTGAATAGCTCCTGAACGTTCGTTCTAAAGACAAAGTTGTACTCGATTTTTCCCTTGCTCATTTGCGTGgcataatttcttttcctttcatcAGCCGATTATAAGTCTTGGAATAAAGTTCAACGAGTCATCAGTCCTCAAAGTGACTTCACTTTCACATAGCAATTGAACACGCATTGCTGACTCTCGTAAGGGGCAAACATCCTGTGAATAAGTGCACATACGCACGTATTTACAAAACTTGACTACTCGCTATAAAGTATACCAGTAATGACTAAAGTAAACGGACTCTGCAACcgttttgaaaagaaaagaataataaaaaataccacTTCTTGGTTGGATCCGAAGCTAGGACTTGGTGAAATTCAGCCGTCTAGATGCAAAATCAATCTTGAAGGTGCGCAACCGGAGGCTTACATATAACATTTTGAAGGCGAAAAACGATTACACGAATCTATCGGGCTCGAacgttttcgaattatttaacgcgttgaaaatttgtataaagttTTGCTCTCTGTGTTTTCCCAGCATTTTACAGGGCCCATGGCTTAGAGTGTAGCATTAGAAATGCTCGGACAAAATGTTCCCTGAGAGAGTCGTACCACAATAATTCAACCGTCACCACTTACGCCCGGATCGCTGGAGCGCCATGGTCTTATGAACCATCTTACCCAAGTGTGAACGATTGCAGGTTAGTGgaacatgaaaaaattcgtgCCGTTATACTATACACAGCACGTACtgcagtgaaaattttgctgAAATATAATCGATTATGAATTGGCCGACAGGAAAATTCGGAGAGTCAAAACCTGCGGGGTCGAAAGATTGAGTGGATGCGAGCAATCGGAACCTTCAAATTTGGTGTATTCCACATTTGATGCTATCGAAAAAGCAGCAGGCTGTGACAACATACTCAAAGCGCAGGAACCTTCTGCGGCCTGAAAACAAGAGGACTGCGGAGGCTAGGAGGAAGGTGAGACCTTCACTATTTCGCAAGGCTTTCGATGTAGTTTTAGTACAGTATCCAGGACACGTcgagtgatatttttttatgagcTTGGAATCTCGTGGaatactatatgtatgtacatacgacAGGTCCTCTGGGGCCAATGTATGGTAAATATAAAGTATTTTCTGGAAATCTTTATTTGATATGCCTCTTTCCGTGAGAAATCCCTCCATCATTTTGAGACGAAGAGCAGGAGGCGCGTTACGGCCAAGCAAGCAAGAATCACCCAAACGAGAGCAAGAAGTTGAAACCGACGCGACGTGTCTCTTCAATGGAATTTCGTTATTTGAATTCCTTGTTATAGTTCACGACGAAGGGCTCATATCTCGCATTGTAAAATAATCCGTAAATCCAGGGgcctttttcatttcacattcagtcaaaaaagtaaaatcaaaatcagcaCGATACCGTGAATAGGTACATGTaaggtaaagaaaatttcagactGTACCAACAACTTCCGATAAAAATCGAACACAAAATACAGATAAGATAATCGATGAAGGCCTCAACGGGGTCGTGAGGCAGACGTTACTCGAGTTCGCATGAAATGCACTCTGCGAATCGCCTGATGTGAATGTCTTGCGCTTTTTGATTCCGCGGAAAATTCTCTGCACATCCAGTCGCAGACTCACCTTCGGAATCTGATTCTGCTGAACGGCTaaagtttgaatttctaacccTCGTGAGACGATCCCCGCAGACTTGAAATCGGTACCCGCATTTTGCCGCCTTTTTTGTGTTTCTTggaatacatatatttacgaGTAGGTACATGTACCTTTCGAAGGGCGGGGATCAAAGACCCGCAAATCACTGGAGGGTCGATCTTTAATACCCTCGGGAAAGCCTCGCTTCGGTGACTATATATTCACCGTCTCGCAGACCGATGTGGGATACAGAAAAAAACGAGAGTGGAAACATGTAAAACATGATAAAGGCAAGTAGGTACACGTATATGGCGTGCGAATGAAGTGCAGTCGAAGAAAAATGGTTGGCGAGGAACAAACGACTAAACGCGACACATTTCTTATAAGCGTGAATATTCGTGTACAGAGAATGTCTTGACATAAATATACCAAGTATTTTTAAATAGTAGCTTTCTTGTGATGGCCAAATTTTGCGGTAGTGAGAATACAATTCGAGATCTATAAAACAAAACAGCGGGTAAATAAATCCCCGGGAAACTTTTGAGAAACAAGATAGAGTAGATCCGTCGATCGAGTGTGGATCCtcaaggagaggagagagagtgagagagacagGGGTAATGTACCGGAAGCCGACAAATAATTCAGACCGTCATCTGCTCTGCAGATCCGTCGACACATCCGGTTTCGAGGCGAATTCAAGTGCTTCTAATGCACCTGCGGTTGTACGAATTCCTCGGTGCATCGCGTTAGCTGGAGAATCCGACCGAATAAAGCCGCGACAAAACTCGCGTATCGATACATCGCAGCTGCCTAAACGTGTTTCCAACAATAATTCGCGAGCCGTTGCGCGAAATATGGCTCCGAATAAACGAAATATCGGTTTTCGGTTAGCCGCGATCCTCGCGACAGCGGGACGGAGTGGTTAGATTTGTGaaacagtttttctgctgtcgTAGCTTCTTCTTTCTCACCAATAAACCCGTTATTAGCTAAAAACCATTCGGTCACGAATTTGATGGCCAAAGTTTGCAAAGTTTAACAATGAATTAGCCGTGcagaaagaataaatttctctTATCGCTGCACGAGTAgacgaaataaaattgcagCATTATACGAAATGTGACACGATTGTTTAATTactcagatttttatttgaacGATGCGTTTTTGAGATCAGTAGCGAGTTTCGCGTAGGTACGAAGCTTATTCAACTCTCGGCTGATTCGTTCGTGATTCGGCTATCGCTTGGagcaaatttattaaattagtTCAAACCAACTTAAACCGGACTTGGTTGAGCGAAtccaaatttaattgaataatcgaTTCGGTAAACGTGAATTGCATCGATGATGATTTAGAGTTTATACGGATTATATTGACGATTGCAACGTGCATAATTAAAATCAGGGAATCAAAAATTGAGCAACGTTAAGTGAGTTGATTTTGATCAATATTAGATCGCAAGGAGAACGAGAGCAATCTGATTTATACagtacaaaagaaaataaaaataaaaaaataagaaaattactaAATAAACAGCGGTTATACGATCAGAATATACAAAATTGATGTATCGCTATACTCGGAACTCTCGAAAAGTAGACAAAGCTACCTACATAAATTCCTGAATAACTTGGCAAAGGTTTGTTGTCGGGACTCAATCTCATAAAACATGGCCCATCCTGATGGTCGAGATTTTTTTATGCACCTTTACctactgttttattttcctcccTCTACGGTATCGTAAAACGAAATAATATCAAGCGGAAAAGGCAGAAGGAGTAGGAGACGATCGCAAAACTGCCGTCACGGCTCAATCTCGCCGTATACTGGAATAAATGGATTAAGGGTCGCTGGTTGAGTAATCTCTGAATAAACGGGAAGCGGGAGCTGCCGAATCTTGgcaattataatttcaatttttgcttcatgttttttgtttctttaatcTGCCAGAATGAACTGGCatcatataatttttgaaacggAGAGAATTTCCTGCGTTTTACTATACAGGGCATTCCATGTGTCGGTAATTGACCTCACAAAATCTCTGATCCACTCAAATCTGATCTGAAATTTCGTGAAATACTTTTGTTAATCGATAAGAGTCCGTCCgggatttttgtaattttttactccaaaactatttgaaaattttttcgcaaaatcatTCCAGTTTCAAGTGAATTGTGCACCTGTAACATTACGCAGAAGAAATATAGGAACTGAGTTctcaaataaaattgtatcacTTTTAGACTgtctctgtattttttttttcatattgtataaattcaaaattcatacaaatttcacaaattgtcAATTATTGCGTGTATTTCATACGAAGGAAAATTTAGCGAAAATCTTACTTGCCTTTATCGACTAACAAAAGCATTTCACAGAGTTTGATCCGGCTTTGTGAGAGCCAGGGTTTTGCCAGGGAATGCCCTATATGCATTAATCCGATTTCGCGCGGCTGAAAACCCTCCAGAAACACGGGGAAACAGTTTCATAGCGAGTCTGCTTTGCCTGGAGTTTGTCTGCCGAGTGGATATTGCAGGTAGGTAAGATTATGGTGGGGTAGTTGAATTAAAAGACTCGTGGCGAGCTACTCGAGAATCTTTCACGGATATTCGAACAGCTCTAACCACTCCTGATAATTAGCCAAAACAAGCGGCACTTAGAGCGTGGAAATTGCAGAGGAACTCTTCGCCCACAGACGATTCTCGACTGCTGGTGCACCGGAAATTGGAGTGAAACTCTTATTTCGAAACACATATCCATAGAACAAGTGAAGGTGGAGTGAAATCAGACGAATtaacaagatttttcaaaacatttttaagCAATTTGAAATATAAGACGGATATCTGAGATCGTGTTTGTTATAAACTATTATAATTTCGTTTATGCGTGTCTGGGAAGATCATCGTAACTTATGAAATACG
The genomic region above belongs to Diprion similis isolate iyDipSimi1 chromosome 8, iyDipSimi1.1, whole genome shotgun sequence and contains:
- the LOC124408689 gene encoding 27 kDa hemolymph protein-like, whose amino-acid sequence is MKILFAFVVVQLIAGISCSDSTEKKIPSNPQLILELWITILRESLFDDLDREDATVKQAVIDKCTKNGGPTAYDDAEKSLQSLRNSIRAVINDTVNQTPTVNFESWNEQEQIPKLCNTVKTVMNWTKPALDSVRPCLDEGERATGDVMYNMRIAAVDFVCGNNGSNLLSFYRAHGLECSIRNARTKCSLRESYHNNSTVTTYARIAGAPWSYEPSYPSVNDCRKIRRVKTCGVERLSGCEQSEPSNLVYSTFDAIEKAAGCDNILKAQEPSAA